A window from Peromyscus eremicus chromosome 1, PerEre_H2_v1, whole genome shotgun sequence encodes these proteins:
- the Fbrs gene encoding probable fibrosin-1, giving the protein METAAAPGPGWAAEGERRRRRCSRRDRDREQRRRRGPGGDAPRALLAAPRGSSSSSSPPPPARPWSSASSGERPGGLRRRRPRPRPRPPRPRARKRPAGSGSRGEEEEEEDEGAADDGEAEEEPEEEEEEEEDLIDGFAIASFASLEALQKDASLQPPERLEHRLKHSGKRKRGGSSGATGEPGDSSDREPGRPSGDRPRKWPNKRRRKEAFSRHSLEAGYICDAESDLDERVSDDDLDPSFTVSTSKASGPHGTFNGNCEAKLSVVPKVSGLERSQEQPPGPDPLLVPFPPKEPPPPPAPRPPVSSPTPLPATPSLPPPPQPQLQLRVSPFGLRTSPYGSSLDLSTGSSSRPPPKAPAPPVAQPPPSSSSSSSSSSSASSSSAQLTHRPPTPSLPLPLSTHSFPPHGLRPPPPPHHPSLVSPGPTLPPPPPLLQVPGHPGASAANALSEQDLIGQDLNSRYLNAQGGPEVVGAGGSARPLAFQFHQHNHQHQHTHQHTHQHFTPYPPGLLPPHGHMFEKYPGKMEGLFRHNPYMAFPPAVPGLPPGLPPAVSFGSLQGAFQPKNTNPELPPRLGPVLSGLPQKGTQIPDHFRPPLRKPGKWCAMHVRVAYMILRHQEKMKGDSHKLDFRNDLLPCLPGPYGALPPGQELSHPASLFTATGAVHAAANPFTTAPGAHGPFLSPSTHIDPFVRPTSFASLAALSNGAFGGLGSPTFNSSAVFAQKESPGAPPAFASPPDPWGRLHRSPLAFPAWVRPPETARTPGSDKERPVERREPSVTKEEKDRDLPFSRPQLRVSPATPKARAGEEGARPAKESVRVKEERKEEAAAAAAAAAAAAAAAAAAAAAAAATTGPQGLHLLLERPRPPPFLGPSLPERCAGFPEPTWLAGPPRLARPPRFYEAGEELTGPGAMAAARLYSLEPAHSLLYSRLAPPPPPTATPGTPHLLSKTPPGALLGAPPPLVPAPRPSSPPRAPGPARADR; this is encoded by the exons ATGGAGACGGCCGCGGCCCCAGGCCCGGGCTGGGCAGCTGAGGGGGAGCGGCGGCGAAGACGTTGCTCGCGGCGAGACCGTGATCGGGAGCAGCGTCGCCGCCGTGGTCCAGGCGGTGACGCGCCCCGGGCCTTGTTGGCCGCCCCGCGCGGCTCTTCATCCTCGTCGTCACCGCCGCCGCCCGCCCGGCCCTGGTCGTCAGCTTCTTCTGGAGAGCGGCCTGGGGGCCTGAGACGGCGGCGGCCCCGACCCAGGCCTCGACCCCCCAGACCGCGAGCGCGGAAGCGGCCTGCCGGTTCGGGCAGccggggagaggaagaggaggaagaggacgagGGGGCCGCGGACGACGGGGAAGCCGAGGAGgagcctgaggaggaggaggaagaggaggaagacttGATCGATGGCTTTGCCATCGCTAGCTTTGCCAGCCTTGAGGCCTTGCAG aaggatgcatctcttcagcccccagagCGACTGGAACATCGGCTGAAGCATTCTGGGAAACGGAAGAGGGGGGGCTCCAGTGGGGCCACTGGGGAGCCAGGAGACAGCTCAGATCGTGAGCCTGGCCGGCCCTCTGGGGATAGGCCCCGCAAATGGCCCAATAAGCGAAGACGGAAAGAG GCTTTCTCCCGTCACTCTCTGGAAGCTGGATATATA tGTGACGCAGAAAGTGATCTGGATGAGAGG GTCTCCGATGATGACCTCGACCCTTCCTTTACTGTCTCAACCAGCAAAG CCTCGGGTCCCCATGGCACCTTCAATGGGAACTGTGAAGCAAAACTGTCTGTGGTCCCTAAAGTGTCGGGCCTGGAGCGGAGCCAAGAGCAGCCCCCAGGGCCCGACCCGCTGCTAGTGCCTTTCCCCCCAAAGgaaccaccacctccaccagccCCTCGGCCTCCTGTCTCATCCCCTACACCCTTACCAGCTACCCCCagtctgccacccccaccccagccccagctgcAGCTTCGGGTCTCGCCCTTCGGCCTCCGAACTTCTCCCTATGGCAGCAGCCTGGACCTCAGCACTGGCAG CTCTTCACGGCCGCCCCCCAAGGCCCCGGCCCCTCCCGTGGCTCAGCCTCCCCCCTCATCATCCtcttcgtcctcctcctcctcatctgccTCCTCCTCGTCCGCGCAGCTCACCCACCGGCCCCCGACGCCCTCACTGCCCCTGCCTCTATCCACCCACAGCTTTCCTCCCCATGGGTTgcgcccaccaccaccaccccaccacccctccTTGGTCTCCCCTggccccaccctgcccccacccccacctctgctgCAGGTGCCAGGGCACCCTGGGGCCTCAGCCGCTAACGCCCTTTCTG aGCAGGACCTGATCGGCCAGGACCTGAACTCTCGCTACCTGAATGCCCAGGGTGGCCCTGaggtggtgggggcagggggctCGGCCCGGCCCCTGGCCTTCCAGTTCCACCAGCACAACCACCAACACCAGCACACCCACCAGCACACCCACCAGCACTTCACCCCCTATCCCCCGGGCCTGCTGCCTCCCCACGGCCATATG tTTGAGAAATACCCAGGAAAGATGGAAGGCCTTTTCCGACataat CCCTACATGGCCTTCCCTCCCGCTGTGCCCGGGCTCCCTCCGGGTCTCCCGCCAGCTGTCTCCTTTGGCTCCCTGCAGGGGGCCTTCCAGCCCAAG AACACGAACCCTGAGCTGCCACCACGACTGGGGCCAGTGCTGAGCGGGCTCCCCCAGAAGGGGACACAG ATCCCTGATCATTTCCGGCCACCTTTGAGG aaaccaggaaagtggtGTGCCATGCACGTGCGTGTGGCTTACATGATCCTGAGACACCAGGAGAAGATGAAG ggtgactcccacaagcttgACTTTCGGAACGACCTCTTGCCCTGCCTTCCAGGGCCCTACGGGGCCCTGCCCCCTGGGCAGGAGCTCTCCCACCCAGCCTCCCTCTTCACTGCGACTG GAGCCGTCCATGCTGCAGCCAATCCTTTCACAACAGCTCCTGGGGCCCATGGACCCTTCCtgagccccagcacccacattg ATCCCTTTGTGCGTCCCACAAGCTTCGCCTCCTTGGCTGCCCTCTCCAACGGGGCCTTTGGAGGCCTGGGCAGCCCCACATTCA ACTCCAGCGCCGTCTTTGCCCAGAAAGAAAGCCCAGGAGCCCCaccagcctttgcctccccaCCAGACCCATGGGGCCGCCTGCACCGCAGTCCTCTTGCCTTTCCTGCTTGGGTCCGACCCCCTGAAACTGCCCGGACACCGGGATCAGACAAGGAGCGACCTGTGGAGCGAAGGGAACCCTCTGTCACCAAGGAGGAGAAGGACAG GGACCTCCCTTTCTCACGGCCCCAGCTGCGAGTTTCTCCTGCTACTCCTAAGGCCAGGGCTGGCGAGGAAGGAGCCCGTCCAGCCAAAGAGTCTGTGCGGGTAAAGGAAGAGCGGAAAGAAGaggctgctgccgccgccgctgctgccgctgctgctgcagccgctgccgctgctgccgccgccgctgctgctgcaaCCACTGGGCCTCAGGGCCTTCACTTGCTTTTGGAGAGGCCCCGGCCACCCCCTTTTCTTGGCCCTAGTCTGCCAGAGCGCTGTGCAGGCTTCCCAGAGCCAACCTGGTTGGCAGGGCCCCCACGCCTGGCCAGGCCACCGCGCTTTTATGAGGCAGGTGAGGAGTTGACTGGACCAGGGGCCATGGCTGCTGCCCGCCTCTATAGTCTAGAGCCTGCTCATTCCCTGCTGTACAGCCGTTTggctcctcctccaccacctacTGCGACTCCAGGAACCCCTCACCTTCTCAGCAAGACCCCACCGGGAGCCCTTTTGGGAGCACCACCACCTCTTGTGCCCGCCCCTCGGCCTAGTTCCCCACCTAGGGCCCCTGGCCCAGCCCGGGCTGACAGGTGA